Proteins encoded by one window of Gouania willdenowi chromosome 4, fGouWil2.1, whole genome shotgun sequence:
- the LOC114462415 gene encoding uncharacterized protein LOC114462415, whose translation MAAGQVAESNAHIVSQCACQERGLHHHNQVQCVPPVFLCPSVVERALAVWPSLLLYMEAVKTKRLSNPGTASYDTVAAAIKDPLILAKLQFYAALARTFTPFLKKYQTDNPVLPFLPKDLTELMMSLLRRFIKREVLHDITALQLTKLDVTDKTIWLSPQDISIGLGAESVLKSIKGAELRVLEFKRECMQGLCNIIRKVQDKSPLKYLTVRQLVCLDPSVMYREPERCRNHMKGLVQRFLQDKQLTDTSAGDVILQQFDSLLSLKSRSEDFLSFPPMQKRLDVFLCSAMEPYPELWAFCKKLLILSHGQATVERGFSINKEVESDNLKEDTVVTRRLVCDYIIQHGGVTQVPLSKQLLASVARARTRYRIHLETNRKNKEAKDQALKRKEAEDCLQELKVKRRCIQEVSEGLARDADRLAEEAEAKAGSKMADLTPGPTSCGEAIRRSWQKWLSLIKRSLLRVQNLGVDCVIVILFIVEFILIVYCSRVYSPYSQHGISRFVNVSNVKKTT comes from the exons ATGGCAGCTGGACAAGTTGCTGAGAGCAATGCACACATTGTTTCACAATGTGCCTGCCAGGAGAGAGGATTACATCACCATAACCAAGTCCAGTGTGTTCCCCCTGTCTTTCTGTGCCCATCGGTTGTGGAGAGAGCCTTGGCTGTCTGGCCATCACTTCTCCTGTACATGGAAGCTGTGAAAACAAAGAGACTCTCCAACCCTGGGACAG CATCCTATGACACAGTTGCAGCAGCCATAAAGGATCCACTCATCTTGGCCAAATTGCAGTTCTACGCAGCACTTGCCAGGACCTTCACTCCCTTCTTGAAAAAATATCAGACAGATAATCCTGTGCTCCCATTCCTCCCCAAGGATCTCACCGAGTTGATGATG AGTCTACTCAGACGTTTCATAAAGAGAGAAGTCCTCCACGATATCACTGCCCTGCAGCTGACCAAACTGGATGTTACAGACAAGACCATCTGGCTCAGCCCACAAGACATCAGCATTGGTCTAGGTGCAGAGTCGGTCCTTAAG AGCATCAAAGGTGCAGAGCTCAGGGTGCTAGAGTTCAAGAGAGAGTGCATGCAGGGACTGTGTAACATCATCAGGAAAGTGCAGGACAAGAGCCCCCTCAAGTATCTGACTGTTAGGCAGTTGGTGTGCCTGGATCCGTCAGTAATGTACAGAGAACCCGAAAGATGCAGGAATCACATGAAAGGGCTGGTTCAGAGGTTTCTTCAGGATAAACAGCTAACTGATACTTCTGCAG GGGACGTCATACTGCAGCAGTTTGACAGTCTCCTGTCCTTGAAGAGCAGGAGTGAGGACTTCCTCTCCTTTCCTCCCATGCAGAAGAGGCTGGACGTCTTCCTGTGCAGTGCCATGGAGCCTTATCCAGAGCTGTGGGCCTTCTGCAAGAAGCTGCTCATCCTCTCCCACGGCCAAGCTACGGTTGAACGTGGATTCTCCATCAATAAAGAGGTTGAGTCAGATAACTTGAAGGAGGACACTGTGGTCACACGGAGACTGGTGTGTGACTACATCATACAACATGGAGGTGTTACCCAG GTTCCACTCAGTAAACAGCTACTGGCAAGTGTAGCAAGAGCTAGGACAAGGTATCGTATCCATCTTGAGACCAATAGAAAGAACAAGGAGGCAAAAGACCAGGCTCTCAAGAGGAAGGAGGCAGAGGACTGTCTTCAGGAGTTGAAGGTGAAGCGAAGATGCATACAGGAGGTATCTGAGGGTCTGGCTAGGGATGCGGACAGGCTGGCTGAGGAGGCTGAAGCGAAGGCAGGGAGCAAAATGGCTGACCTGACACCAGGTCCAACATCCTGCGGAGAGGCCATAAGGAGAAGTTGGCAGAAATGGCTCTCCTTGATAAAGAGATCACTGCTGAGAGTGCAGAACTTAGGGGTTGATTGTGTGATCGTAATCTTATTTATTgttgagtttattttaattgtgtattGCTCAAGAGTGTACTCCCCATATTCCCAGCATGGAATAAGTAGATTTGTTAATGTTagcaatgttaaaaaaacaacttaa